The Tolypothrix sp. NIES-4075 DNA segment AAAAGCATTAATTCAAATGGGACACAATTTAAATCTAAATGTAGTTGCTGAAGGTGTGGAAACCGAAGCCGAACTAGCTTATCTTAGACAACACAACTGTGATGCTATGCAAGGTTTTCTCTTCAGTCGTCCTTTATCCGTACCCGAATTTGAAAAATTGTTGTTTGCCGACAAAAATCGATTTAAATTACAATAAACTTTGCTTTGGTAATAGGGCATTGGTAATTGGTAATTGGGAACGTGGTAATTGGGAATTGGGAACGTGGTAATTGAAATTGGACAAAACCATTACCCATTACCCATTCCCCATTACCCATTTTCCATTACCCATTTTCCATTCCCCATTTTCCATTCCCCATTCCCCATTCCCCATTCCCCATTCCCCATTCCCCATTCCCCATTCCCAATAAATCCGCTTTTAGGTAGGCGACAGTTTTCAAGTCATGAGTCTACATTTAAAAACGTGTGCATAATGATTTAAATTGCCGTTATGAAAGCCTCTGCGCGTTGGGTACTGCTAGCTTTACTGCTGTCCGTAGCAGCTTGCGATCAAACTCGCGCTGATGAAGATACTCGCACAAAGCCAGTTTCTGCACCTTCACCTCAATTAGCGCAGAATTCTTCCCAATCGCCAAATATTGTCCGCACTGAACCACTTTCACCTACACCCATCCGCATCAACGTCAAAAATTTACCGCAACCCTTCGCGACCCAAAGCGCTTCCAAGTCGCCTAATGTTGTGTCAATTCCGCAAAACCCGGTGTTGCGCGTACCCGCAGGCTTTAAAGTTAACGTTTTTGCGGAAAATTTAGATGCACCGCGCTGGTTGGCTTTAACTCCTAGCGGTGATGTGCTGGTGACAGAAACTCCGCAAAATCGCATTCGCTTGTTACGTGACACCAACGGTGATGGTGTGGCTGATGTCCAAAAAACGTTTGCTAGTGCAGCAAATGGACTTAATCGACCTTTTGGTATGGCTTTTGCGGGTAATTCCTTCTTTCTGGGCAATACTGATGCTGTTTTACGGTTTCCCTACACTCAAGGACAACAGCAAATCTCTGGTGCGGGTACGAAAATCGCCGATCTTCCGGCTCAAGGTTACAACAATCACTGGACGCGCAATGTGGTTGTTTCACCTGATGGCAATAAATTATACGTTTCCGTTGGCTCAGGAACTAATGTAGGTGAAGAACCGTTACCACGCGCTTCGGTGCAGGTGATGAATTTAGATGGTTCTGGGCAACAGACTTTCGCTTCAGGGTTGCGTAATCCAGTAGGTCTGGACTTTCACCCGGTAACAAAGCAACTTTACGCGGCTGTGAACGAGCGAGATGGTATCGGCGATGATTTAGTACCAGACTATTTGACACGCATCCAACAAGGGGAATTTTACGGATGGCCCTATGCATACTTTTTACCAAACAATCTCGACCCGCGTCAAACGGTGAGTGGCAAAAGTAAACGCCCAGATTTGGTAGCGCGTACCCGCACGCCGGATGTGTTGTTTCAAGCGCATTCAGCAGCATTGGGTTTGCAGTTTTATGACGGTAAGACGTTTCCAGAAAAATACCGCAACGGTGCTTTTGTTGCTTTTCGTGGTTCTTGGAATCGCGATCGCGGTACTGGTTACAAAGTTGTTTTTGTCCCGTTTGATAATCAAGGGCGATCGCTTGGCTATTATGAAGACTTTCTCACCGGATTTCTCTTAAACCCAAGTGAACCTACTACTTGGGGGCGTCCTGTTGGCTTACTCGTCCTACCCGATGGTAGTTTACTGCTGACCGAAGAAGCAAACAATCGCATTTATCGGATTCAATATACGGGGAATCGGTAATGGGGAATGGGAAATGGGGAATGGGGAATGGTGAGTTCTGCGCTGCGCTCCTGGTTTCCCTCTCCTGTCACGCCTACGCTACGCGTGAACGTGTCGGCTCTGGCTCTAGAGTTGGGGGAATGGGGAAAACTCTCCTAACTCCTAACTCCTAACTCTTAACTCCTCACTCGCTACTCCCTAAAAGGAAATTGGGGAATAATAAAAAATACTGATACTTATCTTGTTGAGAGGTTTAGCTATGACTCAAAATGAAAATACTTCCCAGTCAAATCTTGATGAATCTTCACACTCAGGTACACGTTACTGGGGTCATGTGGAGGTTATAGAAGAGGGAGAAACCTACAGAATTAGTCGGGTTGAAATCAAGCCCAGGCACAGCATTAAACCACAAATTCATTATCACCGTAATGAACATTGGGTTGTTGTCTCCGGTGTAGCAAAGGTGACTTGTGGTCATGAGGAAATATTACTGAATCGCAACGAGTCAACTTATGTGCCTTCCGCAACATTGCATCAGGTAGAAAATCCGGGACATATTCCCCTAATTATTCTGGAAATTCAAAATGGTGAATATTTGGGTGAAGATGATACGGAACGTCCTTACGAACTAAATTTGGTTAAGTCTGAATAGAAATTGGGAATTGGGAATTGGCAATTGGGAATTGGGAACGTGGTAATTGGGAATTCGTGAGGCAGTGCGTTGGGGAGCGCTAGTTTCGTGGTGAGGCAACGCGGTGAGACCAGCCCCCGACGGGCGCGGTAAGCGAGTGATCGATGGGGGACTGGCTCTAGAGTTGGGTCATGTTCGTTACCACGCCAGTTGCGTGACTGTCTTTTGACCGAACGCACTGGCTCCCCACTCGCTGTTGCCGCGCATGGTTTCCCGACAGTCGCGCATCTGGCATCCGGCTAGAAGCGACTTGAAGCACAACCGCGAGGAGCGAAGGGTAATTGGTAATTGGAGAAAACCATTACCCATTCTCCATTACCTATTACCCATTACCCATTCTCCATTACCTATTACCCATTGCCCAAATCAAAACCATCCTTCTTGTTCGAGGGTTTCAATTAACTGCAAGCCACGCGGATCGCCGACACCTAAAAGTGAGGCTTTGGAGTCTTCTCGCACTCCTAAATCTGTATCTTCGGCAAAAGCCTGAATTAAGGCATCGATCGCTGTGGCATAAACGACGTTAGAAGGTAATTCGCGGCACAATTGCCCGATCGCCCAAGCGCTGTTACTTCGGACTGCGGATATGGGATCTTGTACTAGAGCCTCAATTAGTGGTGGTATCGCCCCGACAACTGCCTCATAACTGACTTCTGCCATCTGCGCTAAGGCACTAGCTGCCCATAATCGGACTGCGGAAATATCGGTTCTCAAAGCGTCTGCTAAAGGTGCTAAAGAACGGCGATCGCGGCAGTTTCCTAAAGCCCAAACTAC contains these protein-coding regions:
- a CDS encoding PQQ-dependent sugar dehydrogenase, whose protein sequence is MKASARWVLLALLLSVAACDQTRADEDTRTKPVSAPSPQLAQNSSQSPNIVRTEPLSPTPIRINVKNLPQPFATQSASKSPNVVSIPQNPVLRVPAGFKVNVFAENLDAPRWLALTPSGDVLVTETPQNRIRLLRDTNGDGVADVQKTFASAANGLNRPFGMAFAGNSFFLGNTDAVLRFPYTQGQQQISGAGTKIADLPAQGYNNHWTRNVVVSPDGNKLYVSVGSGTNVGEEPLPRASVQVMNLDGSGQQTFASGLRNPVGLDFHPVTKQLYAAVNERDGIGDDLVPDYLTRIQQGEFYGWPYAYFLPNNLDPRQTVSGKSKRPDLVARTRTPDVLFQAHSAALGLQFYDGKTFPEKYRNGAFVAFRGSWNRDRGTGYKVVFVPFDNQGRSLGYYEDFLTGFLLNPSEPTTWGRPVGLLVLPDGSLLLTEEANNRIYRIQYTGNR
- a CDS encoding phosphomannose isomerase type II C-terminal cupin domain is translated as MTQNENTSQSNLDESSHSGTRYWGHVEVIEEGETYRISRVEIKPRHSIKPQIHYHRNEHWVVVSGVAKVTCGHEEILLNRNESTYVPSATLHQVENPGHIPLIILEIQNGEYLGEDDTERPYELNLVKSE
- a CDS encoding HEAT repeat domain-containing protein, which codes for MYDEDDLSLLDAEVELESPLDRIEPITAESVVAKPDPDLMLALLENPQPQQRMLAARAFCDIEDARATPHLIRLLTDTCPLVRVSAAYGIGRNPNRDAVEPLIAQLNRDWNGYVRKGVVWALGNCRDRRSLAPLADALRTDISAVRLWAASALAQMAEVSYEAVVGAIPPLIEALVQDPISAVRSNSAWAIGQLCRELPSNVVYATAIDALIQAFAEDTDLGVREDSKASLLGVGDPRGLQLIETLEQEGWF